The DNA window CGAGCGAGCGATTCTCACCTTTATGTTGTGAAATTCACTAACAACCCACAGGGTGTGCGGATGCTGGCGAATGACTGGATCGCGTCTCGCTTAGCTCAGCGGATCGGCCTGCCGGTGCCGGAGGTCGCCGCAGTCGAAATTTCGCCCTGGTTGATCCGTTCGACTCCTGAACTGTCTTTCGAACTACCGAGCGGCCGGGCTGCGTGCCGCGAAGGCGTTCATTTCGGCTCGCGGTTCGCGGTGAATCCGCAGGAAGGCATGGTTACCGATCTCCTTCCGGCTGCGTGCTTGCCACGAGTCAAGAACCTCGCCGCATTCATCGGCGCTGTGGCCTTCGACAAGTGGACATGCAATACCGATCGACGCCAGGCCGTCTTCGTTGCCACGCCTGAAAGCGCCTGGTACTCGGCAGTTTTTGTTGATCAAGGACACTGCTTCAACGCAACGCACTGGGATTTCCCTGACTCGCCGCGGTACGGCCTCTATGACTGGCGTGAGGTCTATTTGCAGGTAACCGGCTGGGAAAGCTTTGAACCGTGGCTTACGCGCGTGGAATCGCTGGACGCTCAGGAAATCTGGGAAATTGCTGACAGCACATCTCCTGTCTGGTATGACCAGGACGCACTTGGTCTTGCGCAACTGGTCAGTCAGTTGATACTCCGGCAGCGGCGTCTTCGTCGCATCATCGCCGACCTGAAACACTCAGCCGTCGACCCGTTTCGGAACTGGCGCCAATCCGCATCCAGCTACCCCGCCGCGCGTTCCCGCGCTCTGCCGAGCCCGGTCCCGCAGATTCGTTCGAAAACGGGGCCCATCAACCAGCCGAAACCATGAAACCGGCCTTTGCCGCTGGTTGCATTCATCGCCGGCGCTCCTTCAATTGGTGACTGTCGGACGCCTTTAAGTCGCACCCGTAAATCTTCTTGAATTCGCCGATCTGCCGGAGCGTTGCTCCGGAGAAGGGCGTCTTGCCCTCGAAAACGTGCAGCAGGATTCCTTCCAGCAGGTCGCCGACCGCCAAGTCTTTCAGTTCGGCGACGGCCTTGAGAACCTTCAAAAGCCGTTTCTCGATCCGGATCCCCGTTTGCACCCGCTGGATCTCGCGCGGCCGTTCCGGTTGTGTTACCATGGTACATATGTACCACATCACTACAGCCGATGGCAACCGCGCTTTCGTTGTCCGGAGCGCACCTGCCGGCAAAAAGGGGCGACGATGAGCGCGCCAATCCTGCACGGCGTCGGCCGCGACATCCTCACCCTGCCGGAAGACGGATTCGTGCAAGCCATGCACAATCTTCCGGCGCGCATGACCGCGCGCCTGGCATTCATGACGCGCCGGCACCATCTGGTCCGCGACTTCGTGGTACGCGAATTGCCGCGGCAACGCCGCCCCCTGCGCCCCGGCCGAATCGCGCAGACCACCGGCCTCGAGCTCCACGAAGTGACGCGGATTCTCGCCGACCTGGAACAGCATCTGTTCTTTCTGGTGCGCGATGCCGGCGGCAACGTGGGTTGGGCATTTCCGGTGACGACCTCGCGGACGCCACATCGGCTGACCTTCTCGACCGGAGAAAAGACTTTTGGGGCTTGAGCGGAGGACGCGTTTGCCACGTCCTTCGTGCAAGGACGCCTGCGGGGAGAGCAACTGCGGGTCCGCATCGAGTCGAGTTGCCGTCATTGCTCGCTCCCGATCGCCATCGAAGTTGATGATGATCTGCGCTGGCGGGTCCTCTCGCCGGGCGCATCGCCCTTGTTGTTTGAACCCGACATGAATTGGCAGAGCTTCCACGGCCCCAACATCATTCACGACTATTGAATGCAGACCGTATTCTTCTGGTCAGAAGAACACGCCAGAAAATTCCGGGCGAAACACCGGCAGCCGGACGGGCTCTATTTGACGATGGAACAGGCCGCGTTCTCCGAGCGCATTGCGCAGTCGGGCTTGTTCGCATTGGGCGACGACGGGCGGCTGCGGCGGTAACTATTTTGCGGTCGTGACCCTCACCGGCTCGACTTCCAAATGCAGATCGGCCACGGCGCGGACGCGCACCTGCTCGCCGGCGTCGCACGGGGCGGAGGAAATGGCGTTCCACAGTTCGCCGTGGACGAAGACCCTTCCCTGCGGGGTCAGCGGGGTGCGGGCGACGGCGATTTCGCCGACCAGTCCCTGCGCGCCGGTGGTGATCTTGCCGCGGCGGGCCTTGAGCGCGATTCCCATCAGGAACGTCGTAATCAGGCCAAGTGGAACGGCGACGGCGAGCGCGGTCCAGAGACGCACGCGCATCTGCGGGATGGGCGCGTCCACCAGCAACAGCGCGCCGAAGACCAGCGACACGATGCCGGCGATGGTGAGAACGCCATGCGAGGCGAACTTCGCCTCCAGTGTGAAGAAGACGAACGACACCAGGATCAGCGCCAGCGCGGTATAGCGCACCGGCAGGATGTTCAAGGCGAAGACGGCAAGGACAACGAAGAAGAATCCGACCACGCCGGGGACGATGGCGCCGGGATGGTTGAACTCGACGTAGAGCGCCAGCAGTCCGATGGCGAGAAGCACAAACGCCATGTTGGGATCCATGAGGAAGGCGAGGATCTTCTGCTTGAGCGTCATTTCGAAATCGCGCACCGGCTTGTTCACCAGATGGAGCGTGACCTTGTCGCCGTTGAAGCGCGTGATCTCGCGGCCATCGAGTTGCTTCAACAGGTCTTCCTGGTTGGGGGCGACCACGTCAATCAGGTGGTCCTTGAGTGCTTCCTGGTCGGTGAAGGACTTGGACTGGCGCACGGCGCTTTCGGCGACCTCGACGTTGCGGCCGCGCTTGGCGACCACGGAGCGCATGAGGGCGGCGGAATCGTTCTCCATTTTTTCCGCCATGATCTTGTCGGGCTGGCCGCCGCCGAGCGTGACCGGATGGGCCGCGCCGGTGTTGGCGCCGGGCGCCATGGCGGCGACGTCGGCGGCCTCCAGGATGAAGAACCCGGCCGAGGCGGCGCGCGCGCCGCTGGGCGCGACGTAGATGATGACCGGCACGGGCGAAGCCACGATCTGCTGGATGATTTCGCGCGTCGATTCGGCCAGGCCGCCGGGCGTCGAAAGCCGGATCAGGATGGCGTCGGCGTGCTGCGCCTTGGCGGCTTCGATGCCGCGGGTGATGTATTCCAGCGTGATGGGGTGAATGGTGTCGTTGATGTCGAGGCGGAGAACTTCCGCGCGCGCGATAGGCGTCAGGAACAATAACGAAATCAGGATTGCGAACAGCGTCCTAAAACCATTTCTGATTGTCAATTGTCGATTGTCGATTGGCGGAGAGAGGCGGCTTTGCAATCGGCAATCGAAAATCGGCAATCGGCAATGCAGTTTGGCGGTCATGGCTATCTAGTTCCGAGTTTATCCGAAATCGTTCGCTTCAGCGCTAATGCGGCCGAGTTGTTCGGTTCCAGCGCCAGCACGCGGTCCACGATCTGTTCGGCGGATTGCGCCTGGTTCGTTTTCAGATCAAGGCGCGCCAGCACCAGCAACGCGTCGGTGGAGATGGGCTGCAGGCGGAGCGCGGTCTGGGCTTCGGCGCGCGCGGAGGGCTCGTTGATGTCCTCCAGCACGCATGCCAGGCCGACATGCGCGTCGGCGTTGGTGGGATCAAGCTGAACCGCCTCCCGGAAGTCGCGTTCCGCCTCCACCTTGAATCCCTGCGCCAGGTATTCGCGCCCGCGAGTGACGTGGAATTCCGCGTGCGTGTGCGGGTCGGTCTGCGACAAGCGCAGCTCGGCAGCGTTTTGGATCTCCAGCGCCAGTTGCTGGAATGAAGTCTCGTCGTAGTTGCGCTTGATGCGTTGGAGAGGGACTTTGCCGGTCGCCGCGGGCCGGTCCGAGGTGCGCAACGCCGCCGCGGTCGCCAGCGGGGCGATCGATTCGAGCAGCGCCTTGGCTTCCGAATCGGCGGGACGCAGGGCCAGGGTTTCGCGCAACTGGCGTGCAGCGCCGGCGAGGTCGCTTGCCTTGTAGAGCGCAATGCCGAGGTTGAAGTGATAGTCGGGATCGCTGGGATCGGCTTTGACTGCCTGCTGCAGGTATTCGATCTCGCTGTGCTTCCCGCGGCGCCCGGCGACCACGCCGAGGTTGTTGTACACCTCGGTGAGCGGCAGGCGGGAGGCAACGAAGGCGAACGCGTCTTCCGATTTGGCGAAGTCGCCCATGTAATAGCCGGCCAGGCCCAGATAGAAGCTGGCTTCGCGCGCCGCGGGATCGCTGCGGGGAACACGCGCGAACCACGTCGCCGCCTGCTCGTAGTCGCGGCCGTCGAAGTAGGTGCGCCCGAGATGCAGCATGGCTTGCGTGTAGTCCGGGCTGAGGCGGATGGCTTCGCGGAAGAACTTGATCTTCACCGGACGCGAGGTGGCGACCACGCCGCGCACGTAGTTTTCGAATGCGTCAAGCCGGATGGAAGGCGCGGCGGTGATGAATTGGTTGCGCGAGGGCAGCAGTTCGGGATGCACCAGGCGCAGCAGGTCCCAGGCGAGCGCGGTCTGGACGTCAATCAGCTTCACCAGCGCGCCCGATTGCTTTTGCTCGGGCGAAAGGCGGAGCGCTTTCATGTCGAGCAATTGCGCGCGCGCGGTGAACGCCTGGCCGTCGAAGTTGTAGGCGCCGAGCACCACATAGTCGGCATCCATTTGCTCGGCGATGCGGTAGAGCGTGGCGCGCGAAAGATGGACGTTGGCAGGGATGCCGGCGCGGTCGAAGCCGTAACTGCGGTCGTCACGCGAGACGATGTAGAGCAGCGGCGAGGCCAGCCGCTGGCCGAGCACTTCGGGGAAGGATTCGCTAATCCACTCCAGGCCGGGCGCCTTAGACTCGTTTTCAAACGGCAGCACCAGCAGGGTCTGGGCCGAGGGATTGGCGGGACGCATCTGGGCGGCGGCGCCCAGGGCGGCCAGGACGAGAAGAAGCAGTGCGGAATATCGCGAAAGAGAGCTCAAGACACCTCCGATTATAGCCGCAGCCGACCGGGTAAATCGGTGACCGGAGGACGCCGCAGAGCCCCATGCCGCAACTCTCGATTTGAACACGGCTGCCGCAACCCCGCCACGACAGGGGAGGTCGAAACGCCAGCAGCGAGCGCGTACGCAGCGTCCCTGAGCGCTTAAGATTGGTTACAGCTCAAATGAACCCAACCTGGGGATGGAGCCAGATGGTCGTGGCCTACAGCCTGCTGGAGGCTTCGCTGTGGACCGAGGGCCCCACGCAGCGCATCTTTGCGCTGGCGGCCGCAGTGTGGATTGTGGTGGCGACGCTGCTCAACCGGCGGTCCCTGCGCCAACTCGGCCTGGGCACGCGGGGATTCGTGAATTCCCTGATCGCCATCCCGGTTGCCCTGGCTGCGGCCTCGGTCATTGTGCTGATCGGCTGGAAGGCAGGAACACTGCGCGGCTTATTCGGCACGCACCCTCTGTTGTGGCATTCCAGCGGCTACGCCATCTGGGCGCTGATGCAGCAGTTCATCCTGAATTCATTCTTCTTCCTGAACCTCGAGGAACTGCTCGGCGACAGCCGGCGCGCGCTGTGGGGAGCGGCTGCGCTGTTCTGCTTCGCGCACCTTCCCAACCCGGTGTTGATGGCGGGAACGCTGCTGGCGGCGGTGTTTTTTCTGTCGCTGTTCCGGCGGTACCGCAACCTTTACCCGCTGGGAATCGCACACGCGTTGCTGGGATTGTCACTGGCAGTGACGGTGCCGGATGCTTGGCTACGGCACATGCGGGTGGGGATTTCGTATCTGCACTTTATGGTCCGGTAGCACCGGGGGGCCGCTCGCCGGCGCCTTTTCCCCCTGGTTGACCGTTACCTCCGGGCAACTTCCGATTACGCGCGATATCTGGCTCTCCGCACCAAGCCACGATTCAATGGAGGCAGGTTCTGGGGGGACGAACATGATGTCCGACGACGACCGCGAGCAGCGCTGCGACGAAGGTCAGAAGTGGCGCGCGCAGATCCAATTGCCGGCCGAGATGGTGGAAAGCTTCCGCGAGTGGTGGGACTCGGAGGGATGGTGGAGCTTCCGCGCCTGGCACCAGCGGACGTCGGGTGCAGATTCCGAATGGGAAAGCTTTATGCGCAAGTTGTGTGGCGAAGCGCCGGCCAAGAGACTCCCGGCAGTTTCCGACCCGACCGATCCGAAGGTCGTCTGATGCCTCCGAAGCGCCCTGCCCGACAACGGTGGCCCTCTCCGTTTGTGAGCTAACCCCGCTTTCCGATTGACTTCCCTGAGTACCTCGGATAAATAGTAAGCGGGTACTTACAATGTCGGCCTCCCAGGTCAGAATTCCGGCGGAGGAGCGACGTCAGCAGATCCTGGAACTGGCCACCGAGCTGTTCGCACGGCAGGGATACCAAGGGACGACAACGCGCCAGATCGCTCAGCAAGTGCACGTCAATGAGGCGATCATCTTTCGCCATTTTCCGACGAAGGAAGAGCTGTACTGGGCGGTGATCGAGAACCAGATCCGGGTGCGCGGCGGACGGGCGCGCCTGGAAACCAAGCTGGCGGCGGGCGGCAGCGACCGCGAGCTGCTGACGGCGATCGCCGAAGAAATGCTGAGCCGCGACGTCACCCTCAGCCGGTTGCTGCTCTACACCGCGCTCGAGAACCACGAGCTGACACACCGCTTTTTCCGCACCCATGTGGCGCAATATCTGGAACTGCTGGCCGATTACATCCGGCGCGGGATCGCGGCCGGTCGCTTCCGCGACGTGGACCCGCTGCTGGCCGCGCGCGGCTTCCTGGGCATGGTCTGGTATCACTTCCAGATTCAGGAGCTGTTCGGGGGCAAGCGGGTGCAGACCTTCGATCCGCAGCACGTCAGCGCAACCCTGGTGGACGTGTGGTTGCATGGGATGGAAAAGGATTGAATATTGCAGATTGACGATTGAAGATTGAAGACTTAAGGAGTGCGAGAGCGTAGGAATTGACTCCTAACGTGTGTCATCCTGAGCGAGGGCCAACGCGCCCCGCTTTTGAGCGCGTTGGGACCGAGCCGAAAGACCTCGCGTTTGCCGGGAGTCACCATGCTGTGTAAAGGCTTTTCAGGTTCTGAATCATGAATTGTCTACTCATAACTAGAAATTCTCGGATCGCGGTGCTGGTCACATTTTCCGCTCTCGTGCTGCTGTCCGCGTGCGGCAAGACCAAGGCGGGACCGCCGGTGGATGCGGCCGCGCCGGTGGTGGTGGCGGCGGCGATGCAGCGCGACATTCCGCTGGAGGTCAAAGCGGTGGGCACGGTGGAGGCGTATTCCAACGTGCAGGTGAAGTCCATGATCGCCGGCGAAATCACCAAGGAGGGGTTCACCGAAGGGCAGGACGTGCGCCGCGGCGACCTGCTGTTCGTGATTGACCCGCGGCCCTACCAGGCGGCGCTGGCGCAGGCGCAGGGCAACCTGGCGCGCGATCTGGCGCAGGAGGCCAATGCGCACGCGCAGGCGACGCGCTATGCCGCGCTGTTCAAAGAGGGGGTAGTATCGCGCGAGCAGTACGACCAGATCACGACTGCGGCCGACGCCTTGAAGCAGGCGGTGGAGGCCGATCGCGCGGCGGTGGAGACGGCCAAGGTCAACCTGACCTATACCACCATTTATTCGCCGATTGATGGGCGCACCGGCAACCTGCTGGTGCACCGGGGCAACGTGGTCAAGGCGAACGACATTCCGATCCTCAGCATCAACCAGGTCGAGCCCATCTACGCTACCTTTGCGGTTCCGGAGATGTACCTGCCGGAGATCAAGAGGTCCCAGGCCAGCCGCAAGCTGGCGGTGATGGTGCGGGTGCCCAACGAACCCAAGCCCGCGGAGGGCATACTCACCTTCATTGACAACACCGTGGACCCGGCGACGGGCATGATCAAGCTGAAGGCGACCTTCGCCAACCATGATCGCCGGCTGTGGCCGGGACAATTCGCCGATGTCAGCCTGACGCTGAGCACCGACAAGAACGCCGTGCTGATTCCCAGCGCGGCGGTGCAGACGGGACAGAACGGGCAATACGTTTTCGTGGTCAAGCCGGACAACACCGCGGAATTGCGCAACGTGACGGTGTCGCGAGTTGTCGGCAGCGATTCGGTGATTACTTCGGGCGTGCGCGCCGGCGAACAGGTGGTCACCGACGGCCAAGTACGGCTGACGCCCGGAAGGAAAGTGGCGTTGTCGAAACCGGCGAACGCGGCCAGCAATACGGAAGCGGCGACGCAGCCGGCAGCTCGGCAGGGTAACGGACTGTGAGCATCGCGGAACTTTTTATCCGGCGCCCGGTGATGACCACGCTGGTCATGCTGGCTATCCTTCTGTTCGGCATCATGGGCTATCGCGCGCTGCCGGTGAGCGATCTGCCCAACGTGGATTTCCCCACCATCCAGGTGAGCGTGGCGCTGCCCGGAGCAAGCCCGGACACGATGGCGTCGGCGGTGGCCATGCCGCTGGAGAAGCAGTTCTCCACCATCGCCGGGGTGGACCAGATGACGTCCACCAACATGCTGGGGACCTCGTCCATCACCCTGCAATTCAACCTGACCCGCAATATCGACGCGGCGGCGCAGGACGTGCAGGCGATGATCGCCAAGGCGGGCCGTGACCTGCCGCAGGACCTGCCCGCCCCGCCGACGTACCAGAAGGTAAACCCGGCCGACCAGCCGGTACTGTATTTGTCGGTCAGCTCGCCGACATTGCGGCTCTCCGACGTGGACGAATATGCCGAGACCTTGATGGCGCAACGCATCTCCATGGTCAGCGGCGTGGCGCAGGTGATGGTTTATGGTGCCCAGAAGTACGCGGTGCGGGCGCAGCTCGATCCCAAGAAGCTGGCGGCCCACCAGATCGGCATTGACGAAGTGAACCTGGCCGTGCAGAGCGGCAACGTCAACCTGCCGACGGGCACGCTCTGGGGCAACCGGCAGGCATTCACCGTGCTGGCCAACGGGCAGCTCACCAATGCCGACCAGTACCGGCCGCTGATTGTTGCCTACCGCAACGGCAATCCGGTGCGCCTGGGCGAACTGGGCAACGTCTTCGACAGCGTGGAGAATGACAAGACGGCGAGCTGGTACGCCGGTCCCGATCACAATCTCAACCGCGCCATCGTGCTCGCCATCCAGAAGCAGCCCGGGACGAATACGGTGGAGGTAGTGGACAGCATCCGGGCGCTGCTGCCGTCGTTCCGCTCGCAGATCCCGGCCTCGGTTTCCCTGGACACCCTGTACGACCGCTCGAAGACGATCCGCTCGTCCGTGGACGACGTGAAATTCACCCTCTTCCTGTCGCTCATTCTGGTGATCCTGGTCATCTTCCTGTTCCTGCGTAACCTGTCGGCGACCTTTATTCCCAGCCTGGCGTTGCCGTTCTCGCTGGTGGGAACGTTCGCGGTCATGTACGCGCTCAACTACTCGCTCGACAACCTGTCGCTGATGGCGATGACGCTCTCGGTGGGCTTCGTGGTGGACGACGCGATCGTGATGCTGGAAAACATCGTGCGCCACATGGAGCACGGCGAAAAGCCGATGCAGGCGGCCTTGCGCGGATCGCGCGAGATTGGATTCACCATTGTCTCCATGACGCTGTCGCTGGCGGCGGTGTTCATCCCGGTGCTGTTCATGGGCGGCATCGTGGGCCGCCTGCTGCACGAGTTCGCGGTGACCATCGGGGCGGCCATCCTGGTGTCGGGCGTCGTCTCGCTGAGCCTGACGCCGATGCTGTGCAGCCGCATCCTGCGGCCTTACGCCGAGATCAAACATGGCAAGCTGTACCTGCTGTCGGAGAAATTCTTCGACGGCATGTTGCACCTGTACGACAAAACCCTGCAGGTGGTGCTGCGGCACAAGCTCACGGTCATGGCGGTTTCGGCGGCGGTGCTGGTCGCCACCGGCTACCTGTTCGTCACCATCCCCAAGGGCTTTCTCGCCAGCGAGGACCAGGGCCAGATCTACATCATGACGGAGGCGGTGCAGGGCATTTCCTTCGAAGACATGAAGGCGCACCAGGTGGCGGTGGCGCGCGCCATCCTGGACTCGCCCGACGGCAAGTACGTGAGCACGTTTTTCGCGGCGGTGCCGCGCGGCGCCACCAACCAGGGATTCATGGTGGCGCGCTTTGTGCCGCTCGGCGAGCGCCCGGGCGTGGACGCCATGATGCAGCGCTGGCGTCCGATCGTGGCGAAAATTCCCGGCATCCAGAGCTTCCTGCAGAATCCGCCGCTCATCCGCATCGGCGGCCAGCTCACCAAGAGCCAGTACCAGTACACCCTGCAGAGCCCCGACACCAAGGACTTGTACGACTACGCCCCCAAGCTGGAAGCCGAGCTGCGCAAGAGCCCCATCCTGCAGGACGTGACCAGCGACCTGCTGATGAAAAATCCGCAGGTGAACCTCGTGATCGATCGCGACAAGGCTGCCACCATGAACGTGACCGCCACGCAGATCGAGGACGCACTCTACACCGCGTACAGCTCGCGCCAGATTTCCACCATCTACGCGCCCAACAATGCCTATCGCGTGGTCATGGAATTGAAGCCCGAATACCAGATGGATCCTTCGGCGCTGTCGCTGCTCTACGTGCGCTCTTGCCAAACCCAGACCGGCTGCACCCCGCAACTGGTTCCGCTGTCGGAGCTGGCCCACCTGCGGCGCGACTTGGGGCCGATGGCGATCAATCACCTCGGGCAGTTGCCGGCGGTCACGGTTTCCTTCGACCTGAAGCCGGGCGTGGCGCTGGGCGACGCGGTCGATGAGATCAACCGCGTTTCGCGCCGCGTGCTGCCCGACTCGATCACCACCAGTTTCCAGGGCGCGGCGCAGGCGTTTGAGTCGTCGTTCAAGGGCATGGGCATCCTGCTCATCATGGCCATCCTGGTCATCTACATCGTGCTGGGGATTTTGTACGAGAGCTTTATTCACCCGATCACGATTTTGTCCGGTCTGCCGGCGGCGGGCGTGGGCGCGCTGCTCACGCTCAAGCTCTTTCACCTCGACCTGAATCTGTACGGGTTTGTGGGAATCATCATGCTGGTGGGCATCGTGAAGAAGAACGCCATCATGATGATCGACTTTGCGCTCGACGCGCAGCGCAATGCCGGCAAGACGGCGGCCGACGCCATCTACTATGGCTGCCTGGTGCGCTTCCGCCCGATCATGATGACCACCATGGCCGCGCTCATGGGCACGTTGCCCATCGCGTTGGGTATCGGCGCGGGGGCGGAGTCGCGCCGGCCGCTGGGGCTGGCCGTGGTCGGCGGGCTGGTATTCTCGCAGTTGTTGACGCTGTACATCACGCCCGTGTTCTACATCTACCTCGACCGGGCGCAGCAGTGGTCGCGCAGGAAATTCAAGAAACCGGAAGCGGAAGCGGCGGCCGACGAGCGCGAGGAACCGGTGATGGCGGATTAGGCTCCAGGCTTCAGGCGTCAGGCTTCAGGAAAATCAGCGGCTGTGCTTTGGCTCTGGTTTTTCAAACTGAGGTCAAAGACTCGCCAGCCCCGCAGGGGCGAATGACAGTAGCCCGGCGCTTCAGCGCCGGGAACCATGCGGCTTCAGATCAGAGTCCCGTAGGGACGGCTGAAATCGCGAGCCGATTGGCCAACGCCTATTTCGCTCTCTCATACTGCTTTGGCCACGGGAAGTCGTGGCCGAGTTCCTTGGCCGCGCGCAAGGGCCAGTACGGCTGCCGCAGAAATTCCCTCGCCATCACCACCACGTCGGCCTGGCCGCTGCGCACGATGGTGTCCGCCTGCTGCGCGGAGGTGATCATGCCCACCGCGCCGGTGGCGATCGGCGCTTCGCGGCGGATGCGCTCGGCAAATTCCACCTAGTATCCCGCTCCTACGGGAATCTTGATGTGCGGCGCGATGCCGCCGCTGGAACAATCAATCAGGTCCACGCCCAGCGGCTTCAACT is part of the Terriglobia bacterium genome and encodes:
- a CDS encoding TetR/AcrR family transcriptional regulator, with the translated sequence MSASQVRIPAEERRQQILELATELFARQGYQGTTTRQIAQQVHVNEAIIFRHFPTKEELYWAVIENQIRVRGGRARLETKLAAGGSDRELLTAIAEEMLSRDVTLSRLLLYTALENHELTHRFFRTHVAQYLELLADYIRRGIAAGRFRDVDPLLAARGFLGMVWYHFQIQELFGGKRVQTFDPQHVSATLVDVWLHGMEKD
- a CDS encoding tetratricopeptide repeat protein — translated: MSSLSRYSALLLLVLAALGAAAQMRPANPSAQTLLVLPFENESKAPGLEWISESFPEVLGQRLASPLLYIVSRDDRSYGFDRAGIPANVHLSRATLYRIAEQMDADYVVLGAYNFDGQAFTARAQLLDMKALRLSPEQKQSGALVKLIDVQTALAWDLLRLVHPELLPSRNQFITAAPSIRLDAFENYVRGVVATSRPVKIKFFREAIRLSPDYTQAMLHLGRTYFDGRDYEQAATWFARVPRSDPAAREASFYLGLAGYYMGDFAKSEDAFAFVASRLPLTEVYNNLGVVAGRRGKHSEIEYLQQAVKADPSDPDYHFNLGIALYKASDLAGAARQLRETLALRPADSEAKALLESIAPLATAAALRTSDRPAATGKVPLQRIKRNYDETSFQQLALEIQNAAELRLSQTDPHTHAEFHVTRGREYLAQGFKVEAERDFREAVQLDPTNADAHVGLACVLEDINEPSARAEAQTALRLQPISTDALLVLARLDLKTNQAQSAEQIVDRVLALEPNNSAALALKRTISDKLGTR
- a CDS encoding efflux RND transporter permease subunit; this translates as MSIAELFIRRPVMTTLVMLAILLFGIMGYRALPVSDLPNVDFPTIQVSVALPGASPDTMASAVAMPLEKQFSTIAGVDQMTSTNMLGTSSITLQFNLTRNIDAAAQDVQAMIAKAGRDLPQDLPAPPTYQKVNPADQPVLYLSVSSPTLRLSDVDEYAETLMAQRISMVSGVAQVMVYGAQKYAVRAQLDPKKLAAHQIGIDEVNLAVQSGNVNLPTGTLWGNRQAFTVLANGQLTNADQYRPLIVAYRNGNPVRLGELGNVFDSVENDKTASWYAGPDHNLNRAIVLAIQKQPGTNTVEVVDSIRALLPSFRSQIPASVSLDTLYDRSKTIRSSVDDVKFTLFLSLILVILVIFLFLRNLSATFIPSLALPFSLVGTFAVMYALNYSLDNLSLMAMTLSVGFVVDDAIVMLENIVRHMEHGEKPMQAALRGSREIGFTIVSMTLSLAAVFIPVLFMGGIVGRLLHEFAVTIGAAILVSGVVSLSLTPMLCSRILRPYAEIKHGKLYLLSEKFFDGMLHLYDKTLQVVLRHKLTVMAVSAAVLVATGYLFVTIPKGFLASEDQGQIYIMTEAVQGISFEDMKAHQVAVARAILDSPDGKYVSTFFAAVPRGATNQGFMVARFVPLGERPGVDAMMQRWRPIVAKIPGIQSFLQNPPLIRIGGQLTKSQYQYTLQSPDTKDLYDYAPKLEAELRKSPILQDVTSDLLMKNPQVNLVIDRDKAATMNVTATQIEDALYTAYSSRQISTIYAPNNAYRVVMELKPEYQMDPSALSLLYVRSCQTQTGCTPQLVPLSELAHLRRDLGPMAINHLGQLPAVTVSFDLKPGVALGDAVDEINRVSRRVLPDSITTSFQGAAQAFESSFKGMGILLIMAILVIYIVLGILYESFIHPITILSGLPAAGVGALLTLKLFHLDLNLYGFVGIIMLVGIVKKNAIMMIDFALDAQRNAGKTAADAIYYGCLVRFRPIMMTTMAALMGTLPIALGIGAGAESRRPLGLAVVGGLVFSQLLTLYITPVFYIYLDRAQQWSRRKFKKPEAEAAADEREEPVMAD
- a CDS encoding nodulation protein NfeD, with product MTAKLHCRLPIFDCRLQSRLSPPIDNRQLTIRNGFRTLFAILISLLFLTPIARAEVLRLDINDTIHPITLEYITRGIEAAKAQHADAILIRLSTPGGLAESTREIIQQIVASPVPVIIYVAPSGARAASAGFFILEAADVAAMAPGANTGAAHPVTLGGGQPDKIMAEKMENDSAALMRSVVAKRGRNVEVAESAVRQSKSFTDQEALKDHLIDVVAPNQEDLLKQLDGREITRFNGDKVTLHLVNKPVRDFEMTLKQKILAFLMDPNMAFVLLAIGLLALYVEFNHPGAIVPGVVGFFFVVLAVFALNILPVRYTALALILVSFVFFTLEAKFASHGVLTIAGIVSLVFGALLLVDAPIPQMRVRLWTALAVAVPLGLITTFLMGIALKARRGKITTGAQGLVGEIAVARTPLTPQGRVFVHGELWNAISSAPCDAGEQVRVRAVADLHLEVEPVRVTTAK
- a CDS encoding efflux RND transporter periplasmic adaptor subunit, which encodes MNCLLITRNSRIAVLVTFSALVLLSACGKTKAGPPVDAAAPVVVAAAMQRDIPLEVKAVGTVEAYSNVQVKSMIAGEITKEGFTEGQDVRRGDLLFVIDPRPYQAALAQAQGNLARDLAQEANAHAQATRYAALFKEGVVSREQYDQITTAADALKQAVEADRAAVETAKVNLTYTTIYSPIDGRTGNLLVHRGNVVKANDIPILSINQVEPIYATFAVPEMYLPEIKRSQASRKLAVMVRVPNEPKPAEGILTFIDNTVDPATGMIKLKATFANHDRRLWPGQFADVSLTLSTDKNAVLIPSAAVQTGQNGQYVFVVKPDNTAELRNVTVSRVVGSDSVITSGVRAGEQVVTDGQVRLTPGRKVALSKPANAASNTEAATQPAARQGNGL
- a CDS encoding phosphatidylinositol kinase, with amino-acid sequence MKPLTAVQHVRRMRGGSQAQLLRASDSHLYVVKFTNNPQGVRMLANDWIASRLAQRIGLPVPEVAAVEISPWLIRSTPELSFELPSGRAACREGVHFGSRFAVNPQEGMVTDLLPAACLPRVKNLAAFIGAVAFDKWTCNTDRRQAVFVATPESAWYSAVFVDQGHCFNATHWDFPDSPRYGLYDWREVYLQVTGWESFEPWLTRVESLDAQEIWEIADSTSPVWYDQDALGLAQLVSQLILRQRRLRRIIADLKHSAVDPFRNWRQSASSYPAARSRALPSPVPQIRSKTGPINQPKP
- a CDS encoding CPBP family intramembrane metalloprotease; translated protein: MNPTWGWSQMVVAYSLLEASLWTEGPTQRIFALAAAVWIVVATLLNRRSLRQLGLGTRGFVNSLIAIPVALAAASVIVLIGWKAGTLRGLFGTHPLLWHSSGYAIWALMQQFILNSFFFLNLEELLGDSRRALWGAAALFCFAHLPNPVLMAGTLLAAVFFLSLFRRYRNLYPLGIAHALLGLSLAVTVPDAWLRHMRVGISYLHFMVR